The genomic region GCCCGGCTACCGGCCGGACCCGGAAGAGGATTTCCGAAGGGCCGAACGAATCCGCATGGCGCGGCTTGCAGCGCAAGCTAATGAATCCAAGTTGTTTTTCACTGTGCAGACAAAAGAGATTGGACTGGCACAGACAAACCCAGCGCCACCATCTGATCCGTCAGCGAACACGGCCTTCGATCCGCTCGCTGCCCTTGCCGCCCTAGAAGGTCCGCCCGGCACCCCAGCACCTGATCCGAACGGTCAGCAGGCCAAGCTCGCCTTCCTCGAAAAGGGCCCGGATGGAAAGATTTACAATGAGTACACCATGCAGCGCCCGGCCTCGCCCTATCAGCTGATGGCTGGGACAATTATCGCTGCCAGCCTCGTGACGGGCCTGAACTCGGATCTACCAGGCACTGTCATCGCCCAAGTGACCGAGCACACTTATGACACGGTAACCGGCCAGCACCTCCTCGTCCCGCGAGGATCGCGCCTGATCGGTCGCTATGACAGCAACATCAGTTTCGGCCAGGATCGCGCGCTGGTCGTCTGGCAGCGCATCATTCGGCCTGACGGCACCTCCATCGTCATCGACAACCTGCCCGGAACCGATACCGCCGGCTATGCTGGTGTTGCCGACCGGGTGGATTTCCACACCTGGCAATTGCTCAAGGGTATCGGCCTCGCTACCTTGCTTGGTGTCGGGACGGAATTGAGTTTCGGGTCGAGCGAGAACGATCTCATCGCTGCGATCCGCGAAAGCGCACAGGAGAACGCGAGCCAAGCAGGTCAGCAGATCGTCCAGCGCAATCTCGATATCCAGCCGACCATCACCGTGCGTCCAGGCTGGCCAATCCGGGTCCTCGTCAACAAGGACATCATCCTGCCGCCAATGGAGACCGCCACCCGATGAGCCCGCTCAAGCTCGGCAAACTGCCCGACCGTGAAACGGTCAAGATCACCTTCGCGGCAAGCACGGAACTCAACCGGCTTCTTGAAGCCTATGCCCAGGCCTACGAATCGGAATACCGCCAGAAGGAAACCGTCCCCGACCTGATCCCACACATGCTGGAAGCCTTCATCAAGGCGGATCGGGGGTTTCGGGCATCAACAATAATGGGAAAACTTTCCGAACGTACCCAAAGATCGTGAATCTCCCAAGGCCCTGCCGAGAAAACAATATGGATTTCGCTTCATCGGAAGCTAAATCCGGGGCGGATCAGTGATACAAATCACGGGTCACGCTTGACTTTCCAGCAGCTGGACGGTGCATAGAGGCACCATGAGATCTGGATTTCGGGTAATTCTGGCGTCGCCGGAGTTCAACATCGCATTTTTTTCCTTTCTGCTGCACTTCGTGTGGGAATTCGTGCAGGCGCCTACCTATGCCGGTATGGTCGAAATGAACCATTGGGACGGTACAAAGCTTTGCATGTCGGCCACGTTCGGTGATGTGGGTTTCGCCCTCACGGCATTCGTGGCGACCAGTATCGTAGCCCGGACAAGGCATTGGTTGCACAATCCCACGACTGGACAATATCTGCTCTATCTGGGTATCGGGATCGGCCTGACCATCGGTTTCGAGTACTACTACACCCAAGTGTCCCTGCGATGGACCTATTCCGAACTGATGCCGCTCGTTCCACCCTTCGGGACAGGCCTCAGCCCGCTTCTGCAATGGCTGATCGTGCCGCTAGCCGCGCTTTGGCTAACAAGAACCCAGATTGCAGGGATCAAGGCAAGGGAGACCGAATAATGATGAACGACGGATATGGCGGCATGATGGGAGCAGGCGGGATCTGGATGTGGCTCATCGGAATACTGGTTCTGCTGATGATCGCCGCTTTGGTGAAATACCTGATGAAATGAACCACTGCCGTTCCGGCAAAGTCTCAACCGTAATCCTGAGTGAGTTCATTCGCGCACAAAGACGCTGAACTGAAACCTTTGCTCCCGGCCAGCGGGGGTGACATGAATGTGTTGACAAGTTTTCTTTAGCGAATACGCCGCGCCGAGAGCGTCCTGCAATGTTTCCGGGGAGTATCTATGAACCGGCAGTCCACTGCATCTTTCGGGACCGTCCAACGCGAAGGTCCCGATAACCACTATCGATCCCTTGGTGGTCGCCTTGTCGAGGCGTTCAATATAGGCAGTCCGGTCCTGTTCGCGCACGAGAAAATGAAAAACGGCCCTGTCGTGCCAGACACCCCATGTCCGGTCCGGATTCCAGTCTGTGATGTCGTGGATGACGATTTTGGGCACGAATCCCTTTTCAGACAGGCGCCGCCGCGCGATCTCAAGTGCACGGGCCGATATGTCCAGAAGTGTGATGTCGCTAAGTCCGGCCTCGAAAAGTCCGTCTCCCAATGCGGATGCCCCGGCGCCAATATCGATGACGCCGCGTTTAGCAATTGCACGATGCTCTAGGATCAGTCCCAGACTCGGTTCGGGCGTCGATTGGAACCAGGAAACGCTACTGTCGCCCTTTTCGTAAGCTTTTTCCCAATGTTCCTCCAAGTCTGTCATCTGATGCGCCTCAACTCACCGTAAACTGCCCCATCATACCTCCGTCTTCATGTTCGAGGATATGGCAGTGATACATGAACGGCGTTTCATAGCCCGCAGGATGGGTAAACCGAACAAGTAATTCGCTCTCCTGATCGATCACAAGCGTATCTTTCCACCCCGTACTTTCGGGCAACGGATCCCTGCCGTTTTCGCGAATGACTTGAAACGCCACTCCGTGAATGTGAAACGGATGAGCAAGCATGTTAGTGCTCACGACCCATCTCTCGGTATCGCCAAGGTTCACACGTTCGTTGATCACGTTCATCGCGAACGGATCGCCGTTGATGGCGAAGCCGCCCATCATGCCTCCCCCATCATGCCGCCGCGTCCCATCATGCCGCCTCCCATGCCCATGTCGAGCGAGAAGCGTCTGGTTTTGATGGTTTCGGAATCCGCGAGCGCGGGCGGTTCGCCTCCAATCGCATCAGGCAAGAGGTCGACAGATGCAGGAAGACGTTCATCGACCAAGAACGGCAAAACCTCAAAACGCCGCGCGCCTGTCAAACCGTCGAGCATACCACGCGCGCGGCCCATCATGCCTCCCATCCCTTGATTGGGATCCCCATCGCTCATCAGCGACACGGCCTGCCCACTCGTGAAATCGACCAGGATCTCAGCGCGCTCTCCAGGTCCCATACGCAAAGTTTCAAGTGCCATGGGCCGGGGAAGATATCCGCCATCCGTGGCGATGAGATGCATCGGTCGCGAGTCACTGAGATAAAATGAATAAATCCGCGCGTTCGAGGCGTTGACGAGACGCAGTCGCACGATGCCCTTGGGCACATGGGCAGCGGTCCCGAATTGGCCGTTCACCAGAATGGTTTCGCCGGTCATTCCGTGCATGATGTCCATCATGGAATTCGCGTAGACCATGTTGCCGTTTCCGGTGAACCTTCGATCCTGAACAATGAGTGTCAGATCGTCCGTGCCATAAGATTCCGGCAAGCCTCGCTCGCCATCGCGGCCATCAACGATGTGGATTACGCCGGCCAGCCCGGCATAAACATCCTGTGCAGTCCGTCCATGGATGTGGGTATGGAAGAAGGCGGTACAGGGCTGTTGGCTGATTTCCATGTCCGGCGACCAACTGGAACCCGGTGCAATCGGAAGATGCGGCCCGCCGTCGTGTTCGCCGGGAACCAGCAGGCCGTGCCAGTGCGAACTGACGGGCCACGTGAGGGCATTGGCGACCTTCGGTTGCAGCGGTCCATTCTGAATTCGCACAACCGGACCAAGATAGGCTTGGTTGAAACCTAGTGTCGGTGTCGATCTCCCATCGAAAAAGCGGGTTTCACCGGCTTGAGCCATTAGCTCAAATCGACCAGACGCCAGTGTATCCAGCAATGGCGGCATTTTGAGGCGCGGCAGATTTGCTGCTTTGGCGAGGCTTATGGAGCTACGGCCATCCATGATGCCGTAAGCAGCCGCACCCGCAGCCAGAACCGCGCCACCTGCAAGTACTTTGCGGCGTGTCAGCATGGGGATATTCCTTTCAAGTTGGCTGGTTGTTCAGCCTCTATCGCGTCTCCGCCGGTTCCATGGCATAACGTGCATTCATCTCGTCGTGTCCGGCGCGGACTTCGTCCGGCCATGTGCTTTTAATATAGGATAGAACCGCAACGATTTCCGCATCGGACAGGATACCCTCGTAGGCGGGCATCGCCGATTTGTAGTCCTTCAAATTGGCAGCCTTGACGATTCCGAGCTTGGTAATCTTGAACAATATTTCGTCAGGGTGGTGCCATGTGTGGCCCGTTTCGTCATGTGGCGGCGCCGGCATCAATCCGTCGGGCCCCGGCGATCTCCAATCCTCGACCTGACCTTCCAGATTGGCGCCATGGCAGGACGCGCAATTGTCAGCGTAAATTGTGCTGCCCAAGGCAACAAGGCTCCGATCTTCTGGACGAAGCAGTGCATTGGCCTGCGCATCGTCCCGTCCAAGCAACTCCACGCCGAAGAAGATCATTGCACCGGCTGCGCAAAGGCCCAGAAGAATGATCAAAATGCGTTTTGAAAACATGGCAAGACCTACACAACGATTAGGGTCGAACCGCCGGGTACACGGCTATAGAGGTCGATGATGTCCTGATTCATCAAACGGACACAGCCGCTGGAGACCGCTTTTCCGATGGTCCAATATTCGGGCGATCCATGGATCCGGTAAAGCGTGTCTTCGCCGTTCTGAAAAATATAGAGCGCTCTTGCACCCAACGGATTATCCAGGCCGGGCGGCATGCCGCCATTCTCAGCGCTCCATTTCTCCAGTTCGGGCTGACGTTCGATCATTTCAGCAGGCGGGGTCCATTTGGGCCAAGCCTGTTTCCACTGGATCATGCCGCGTCCAGACCATTCAAAACCCTGCCTCCCAAGTCCGACGCCATAGCGCATGGCTTTGCCGCCTTCCTGCACCAGATGAAGATAGAATGTGTTGGTATCCACAATCAGTGTGCCGACAGGGTGGGGTGACGAATAATCGACCTGCCTGCGCCAGAACTGCTGCGGAACCTTTGTCAAATCGACAGCCGGTATCGGGAATTGCTCGCTGGGGATCGGTCCATATATGGAGACGAAACCGGGCG from Salaquimonas pukyongi harbors:
- a CDS encoding DUF2274 domain-containing protein → MSPLKLGKLPDRETVKITFAASTELNRLLEAYAQAYESEYRQKETVPDLIPHMLEAFIKADRGFRASTIMGKLSERTQRS
- a CDS encoding c-type cytochrome translates to MFSKRILIILLGLCAAGAMIFFGVELLGRDDAQANALLRPEDRSLVALGSTIYADNCASCHGANLEGQVEDWRSPGPDGLMPAPPHDETGHTWHHPDEILFKITKLGIVKAANLKDYKSAMPAYEGILSDAEIVAVLSYIKSTWPDEVRAGHDEMNARYAMEPAETR
- a CDS encoding multicopper oxidase domain-containing protein, with translation MGGFAINGDPFAMNVINERVNLGDTERWVVSTNMLAHPFHIHGVAFQVIRENGRDPLPESTGWKDTLVIDQESELLVRFTHPAGYETPFMYHCHILEHEDGGMMGQFTVS
- a CDS encoding class I SAM-dependent methyltransferase — encoded protein: MTDLEEHWEKAYEKGDSSVSWFQSTPEPSLGLILEHRAIAKRGVIDIGAGASALGDGLFEAGLSDITLLDISARALEIARRRLSEKGFVPKIVIHDITDWNPDRTWGVWHDRAVFHFLVREQDRTAYIERLDKATTKGSIVVIGTFALDGPERCSGLPVHRYSPETLQDALGAAYSLKKTCQHIHVTPAGREQRFQFSVFVRE
- a CDS encoding multicopper oxidase domain-containing protein, with product MLTRRKVLAGGAVLAAGAAAYGIMDGRSSISLAKAANLPRLKMPPLLDTLASGRFELMAQAGETRFFDGRSTPTLGFNQAYLGPVVRIQNGPLQPKVANALTWPVSSHWHGLLVPGEHDGGPHLPIAPGSSWSPDMEISQQPCTAFFHTHIHGRTAQDVYAGLAGVIHIVDGRDGERGLPESYGTDDLTLIVQDRRFTGNGNMVYANSMMDIMHGMTGETILVNGQFGTAAHVPKGIVRLRLVNASNARIYSFYLSDSRPMHLIATDGGYLPRPMALETLRMGPGERAEILVDFTSGQAVSLMSDGDPNQGMGGMMGRARGMLDGLTGARRFEVLPFLVDERLPASVDLLPDAIGGEPPALADSETIKTRRFSLDMGMGGGMMGRGGMMGEA
- a CDS encoding L,D-transpeptidase, which produces MNRRSFIIGASATSALALTGCSTIDAVDLERKAAPAGPPPGFVSIYGPIPSEQFPIPAVDLTKVPQQFWRRQVDYSSPHPVGTLIVDTNTFYLHLVQEGGKAMRYGVGLGRQGFEWSGRGMIQWKQAWPKWTPPAEMIERQPELEKWSAENGGMPPGLDNPLGARALYIFQNGEDTLYRIHGSPEYWTIGKAVSSGCVRLMNQDIIDLYSRVPGGSTLIVV
- a CDS encoding TrbI/VirB10 family protein; this translates as MPITQLERDLNIPVLPSSGAPGYRPDPEEDFRRAERIRMARLAAQANESKLFFTVQTKEIGLAQTNPAPPSDPSANTAFDPLAALAALEGPPGTPAPDPNGQQAKLAFLEKGPDGKIYNEYTMQRPASPYQLMAGTIIAASLVTGLNSDLPGTVIAQVTEHTYDTVTGQHLLVPRGSRLIGRYDSNISFGQDRALVVWQRIIRPDGTSIVIDNLPGTDTAGYAGVADRVDFHTWQLLKGIGLATLLGVGTELSFGSSENDLIAAIRESAQENASQAGQQIVQRNLDIQPTITVRPGWPIRVLVNKDIILPPMETATR